A genomic stretch from Sphaerodactylus townsendi isolate TG3544 linkage group LG15, MPM_Stown_v2.3, whole genome shotgun sequence includes:
- the LENG1 gene encoding leukocyte receptor cluster member 1, protein MNILPKKSWHVRNKDNVARVRRDEAEAEAQRQSREARVLLAEQEARTDYLRKKARLSAPGKNSSSLDLLGSEGPPQHINFFQELQEGGNKEHEEEKRQEKERREKALGILTYLGQSAAEAQTSRPWYQEPPERSKDEKPQGNSKDVKLKGRLDPLVEMEKHLRKKKSSQKEGKKEKGERVQKDRKGNLAAGPSPSSSPVEKLRQERLQRERAERARAEALLAQRAGKPLPGEAEEEVDERKRGYNSQFHPQLARKRTWESQ, encoded by the exons ATGAATATCCTTCCCAAGAAATCGTGGCACGTCAGAAACAAGGACAATGTCGCCCGAGTGCGGCGGGACGAAGCGGAGGCCGAAGCccagcggcagagccgggaagcCCGAGTCCTGCTGGCTGAGCAGGAG GCCCGGACTGACTACTTGCGCAAGAAAGCACGCCTGTCGGCCCCGGGAAAAAACAGCAGTAGCTTGGACCTCCTTGGCTCAGAAGGGCCGCCACAACACATCAACTTTTTCCAGGAATTGCAAGAGGGCGGAAACAAAGAGCACGAAGAAGAGAAGAGGCAAGAGAAG gaaCGGCGGGAGAAGGCTTTGGGGATCCTCACGTACTTGGGGCAGAGCGCGGCCGAGGCCCAAACTAGCCGGCCTTGGTACCAGGAGCCCCCAGAACGCAGCAAGGACGAGAAGCCGCAAGGAAACTCCAAGGATGTGAAACTGAAAGGGAGGCTGGACCCTCTGGTCGAGATGGAAAAGCATCTGCGGAAAAAGAAGAGCTcgcagaaggaagggaagaaggagaaaggagagcGGGTGCAGAAGGACAGGAAAGGGAACTTGGCAGCAGG GCCTTCTCCATCGTCATCCCCTGTAGAGAAGCTGAGGCAGGAACGGCTGCAGCGTGAGCGGGCAGAACGAGCCCGGGCAGAGGCTCTTCTGGCCCAGAGAGCAGGAAAACCCCTTCCTGGGGAGGCGGAGGAGGAAGTGGACGAAAGGAAACGTGGCTACAACTCCCAGTTCCATCCGCAGCTGGCGAGAAAGAGGACCTGGGAGTCCCAGTGA